The sequence below is a genomic window from Bacteroidia bacterium.
AAGTATTGTCGTTTCAAAAAGAACGGAATCAAATACATTGATTACAAAGACGGTAACTTTTTATTAAAATTTGTAAATGAGCAAGGTAAAATTTTGCCGAAAAGGCTTACTGGAACTTCGCTTAAATACCAACGCAAAGTGGCTCAAGCGATTAAAAGAGCGCGTCATATTGCTGTATTGCCTTACGTAGGTGATATGTTGAAATAATTTTTAGACAAAAAACGACATGGAAATAATTTTAAAACAAGACGTTAAACACCTTGGATACAAGGATGACGTGGTAAAAGTGAAACCAGGTTTCGGTAGAAATTTTTTAATTCCAAAAGGATTAGGAATTGTTGCCGATACTGCCAGTAAAAAAATGTTGACAGAAACCGTTAAACAACGTGCTTACAAAGAAGAAAAAGTTAAAACTGCTGCTGAAGCTACTT
It includes:
- the rpsR gene encoding 30S ribosomal protein S18 → MAENNSEIRYLTPPTVDVKRKKYCRFKKNGIKYIDYKDGNFLLKFVNEQGKILPKRLTGTSLKYQRKVAQAIKRARHIAVLPYVGDMLK